From Alphaproteobacteria bacterium, one genomic window encodes:
- the bamE gene encoding outer membrane protein assembly factor BamE gives AVLSITACEGNIVRRGYIPHKMELKQLQEAKTKADIKKILGTPTFVSRADGSSWIYTSYKTVQTAFLKPEFENYYVMKIKFDKNGNIISRTVRNIKDKEFAQISNKTTTFSGGKETTFIREVFGNVGAVNPGLAYNSDDDNLK, from the coding sequence GCAGTATTATCAATAACAGCTTGTGAGGGTAATATAGTAAGAAGAGGATACATACCTCATAAAATGGAATTAAAACAACTTCAAGAAGCTAAAACAAAAGCAGACATTAAGAAAATATTAGGAACTCCAACTTTCGTTTCTAGGGCAGATGGAAGTTCTTGGATTTACACTTCATATAAAACTGTTCAAACAGCTTTCCTAAAACCAGAATTTGAAAACTATTACGTTATGAAAATTAAGTTCGACAAAAATGGTAATATAATTTCTAGAACAGTTAGAAACATCAAAGACAAAGAATTTGCTCAAATATCAAATAAAACAACAACTTTCTCAGGTGGAAAAGAAACTACATTCATAAGAGAAGTATTTGGAAATGTTGGTGCTGTTAATCCAGGATTAGCATATAACTCTGACGATGACAATCTGAAATAA
- a CDS encoding RsmD family RNA methyltransferase gives MEKNIKVGSGFLRGKKLFSPSAEITRPNSQRAREALFNVLRGGKFADLPFEKMVDCFGGSGVVSIEALSQNVAKKAVCVEMDRNAYKVVKTNFDSCSEQLEDGSYSYVNADVVSEIANHSDADLLYCDPPYSSDVLAKLVNKVCSMDWKKSEDLLIVVSTDSLEYAKTGRKELLEKNFRILDERKYGKNLLVFCKLK, from the coding sequence ATGGAAAAGAATATTAAAGTTGGTAGTGGTTTTCTTAGAGGGAAGAAGTTGTTTTCTCCTTCAGCTGAGATTACAAGACCTAATAGTCAAAGAGCAAGAGAAGCACTTTTTAATGTTTTAAGAGGTGGTAAGTTTGCTGACCTACCATTTGAAAAGATGGTTGATTGTTTTGGTGGTTCTGGTGTAGTTTCTATAGAAGCATTATCTCAAAATGTTGCAAAGAAAGCTGTTTGTGTTGAGATGGATAGGAATGCTTATAAAGTTGTTAAGACTAATTTTGATAGCTGTTCTGAGCAGCTTGAAGATGGAAGTTATTCTTATGTTAATGCTGATGTAGTTTCTGAGATTGCAAATCATTCTGATGCAGATTTATTATATTGTGATCCGCCCTATTCTTCTGATGTTCTTGCTAAGTTAGTAAACAAAGTCTGTTCTATGGATTGGAAGAAATCTGAGGATTTATTGATTGTAGTTTCTACCGATTCTTTAGAATATGCTAAAACTGGCAGAAAAGAATTATTAGAAAAAAATTTCCGCATTCTCGATGAAAGAAAATACGGAAAGAATTTATTAGTGTTTTGTAAGTTGAAATAG
- a CDS encoding nucleoside deaminase has translation MQGKTSKINNRYYMEIALKEAKKAFKKDEVPVGAVIVNAENGKIISKAHNLCEKKNNPTLHAEMIAINKACKKLKTKVLNNCEIYISKEPCPMCATAISYARMKHIHFALEDEKGGAFNSAKSKSIYENNPNLFKVPFSSGVMKEESKDLIQYFFQLKR, from the coding sequence ATGCAAGGTAAAACATCAAAAATAAATAATAGATATTACATGGAAATAGCACTCAAAGAAGCTAAAAAGGCATTCAAGAAAGATGAAGTGCCTGTGGGCGCCGTTATAGTAAATGCAGAAAACGGAAAAATAATATCCAAAGCACATAACCTTTGCGAAAAGAAAAACAATCCTACACTGCACGCTGAAATGATAGCTATTAACAAAGCTTGTAAGAAATTAAAAACAAAAGTCCTTAACAATTGCGAAATCTATATAAGCAAAGAACCTTGCCCTATGTGTGCAACAGCAATAAGCTATGCAAGAATGAAACACATTCATTTCGCTTTAGAAGATGAAAAGGGTGGAGCATTCAATAGCGCTAAATCCAAAAGCATATATGAAAATAATCCAAATTTATTCAAGGTTCCTTTTTCCTCAGGTGTAATGAAAGAAGAATCAAAAGATCTAATACAATATTTTTTTCAACTAAAAAGATAA
- a CDS encoding complement resistance protein TraT: MNLFKRYAVLGIAVLGLASCSAIGAGVSSNELETSTKVSRTIWLDPIADADKVIYVNVRNTSDNADFNDLERFVRANLMSKGFLLTNDPKAATYVFQVNVRQAVLRDNKGRDSLSESAIQGAAIGGLTSSATGGSNSNSAMATGILAGAALGLLADSSYEDSTYYVNADFRIVENKVNRSHTSSMSMSAHKINISLPEAVMTIKQKFAQSLSGMF; this comes from the coding sequence ATGAATTTATTTAAAAGATATGCTGTGCTTGGGATTGCAGTTTTAGGATTAGCTTCTTGTTCAGCTATTGGAGCTGGAGTTTCATCTAATGAACTTGAGACTTCTACTAAGGTTTCTAGGACTATCTGGCTAGACCCTATTGCAGATGCCGATAAGGTTATTTATGTTAATGTTAGAAATACTTCTGATAACGCTGATTTCAATGATTTAGAAAGATTTGTTAGAGCTAACCTTATGAGCAAAGGTTTCTTACTTACAAATGATCCTAAAGCGGCTACATATGTTTTTCAAGTTAACGTAAGACAAGCTGTGTTAAGAGATAATAAAGGCAGAGACTCTTTAAGTGAGTCAGCTATACAAGGTGCTGCTATTGGTGGGCTAACTTCTTCAGCTACAGGAGGAAGTAACAGTAATTCTGCTATGGCGACTGGTATATTAGCTGGAGCTGCCCTTGGATTGTTAGCTGATAGTAGTTATGAAGATTCTACTTATTATGTGAATGCTGATTTTAGAATTGTAGAAAATAAAGTTAATAGATCTCATACAAGTTCTATGAGTATGAGTGCTCACAAAATAAATATTAGCTTACCTGAAGCTGTTATGACTATTAAGCAAAAATTTGCTCAATCGTTATCAGGAATGTTTTAA
- a CDS encoding winged helix-turn-helix domain-containing protein: MFRYIIKIIEKDQVIAETMKGLMHELFPKTEIELHESMCSDFSTCERGVVNVYMVSLDEFEKSDCGVKCIFDNIIIFYEDPAKKEEFEKKIQDYRKHYYFVQKPFHINSILKMGEGALMKLENLKEFGDYRINKKYKEIASIRENKIINITDKEMEILEYLIKDNFRPKSKEELLENVWGYSANIETHTLETYIYRLRMKIEQDSSNPQVIKTSEDNKYYADIK, translated from the coding sequence ATGTTTAGATATATAATTAAAATCATAGAAAAAGACCAGGTCATAGCAGAAACTATGAAAGGACTTATGCATGAGCTTTTCCCAAAGACAGAGATAGAGCTTCACGAAAGCATGTGTTCAGATTTCTCTACATGCGAAAGAGGCGTAGTAAACGTATATATGGTTTCCCTAGATGAATTCGAAAAAAGCGACTGTGGAGTTAAATGTATATTCGACAATATCATTATTTTCTATGAAGATCCTGCAAAAAAAGAAGAGTTCGAAAAGAAAATCCAAGACTACAGAAAGCACTATTACTTCGTACAAAAGCCATTCCATATCAATTCTATATTGAAAATGGGTGAAGGCGCTTTAATGAAGCTAGAAAACCTAAAAGAGTTCGGTGACTACAGAATTAATAAGAAGTATAAAGAAATAGCTTCTATAAGAGAAAATAAAATTATCAATATAACAGATAAAGAAATGGAAATCTTAGAATACCTAATCAAAGACAACTTCCGTCCTAAGAGTAAAGAAGAACTTCTTGAAAACGTATGGGGATATTCTGCAAATATAGAGACGCACACGTTAGAAACATATATTTACAGACTTAGAATGAAAATAGAGCAAGATTCTTCAAATCCTCAGGTAATCAAAACATCTGAAGATAATAAGTACTATGCGGATATTAAGTAA
- the rpmG gene encoding 50S ribosomal protein L33, with protein sequence MAKKGNAIHIKLRNPETGTFYITKKNPKSERTTEKLKFKKYDKKTQKHETFVEAKV encoded by the coding sequence ATGGCTAAAAAAGGTAATGCAATTCATATTAAATTAAGAAATCCAGAAACTGGAACTTTTTATATTACAAAGAAAAATCCTAAATCTGAAAGAACTACTGAAAAACTAAAGTTCAAAAAATATGATAAAAAGACTCAAAAGCACGAAACTTTCGTAGAAGCTAAAGTATAG
- a CDS encoding 4Fe-4S binding protein, which produces MAHVINQDICIKCGTCESVCPVGAVAFNGDDYIIDEAKCEDCAVCAENCPVQCIAPKS; this is translated from the coding sequence ATGGCTCATGTTATTAATCAAGATATTTGTATCAAATGTGGAACTTGCGAAAGTGTTTGTCCAGTAGGCGCAGTAGCTTTTAACGGCGACGACTACATCATTGATGAAGCAAAATGTGAAGATTGTGCTGTTTGTGCAGAAAACTGCCCAGTACAATGTATTGCTCCAAAATCTTAA
- a CDS encoding Bax inhibitor-1/YccA family protein, with the protein MQFDNNINQAQYSNYVDANASSDIIGLNKYLTKVFMYLATGIGIAALMSYLSIRLGWVNALYTWQGGVPVAVSGLGKVVPWLPLVAIFVISFSANRMSAQGLKNAYYGFTALMGYSISALMAVVVAVNPAVAVQALLITTLDLAIMWAIAYNTKKDLRPMGSFLMMAMWGIFLVGIFSMIFGSTLGIWYSYAIVLIFSGLIAYDIQKIKYFYLSNGSQGETADKVAVFAAMSLFIDFVNIFLAILRILMSSRD; encoded by the coding sequence ATGCAATTTGATAACAATATAAACCAAGCTCAATATTCTAATTACGTTGATGCGAATGCGTCTAGTGATATTATTGGCTTAAACAAATATTTAACAAAAGTTTTTATGTATCTTGCTACTGGTATTGGTATTGCGGCTTTAATGTCTTACCTTTCTATCAGATTGGGATGGGTTAATGCTTTATATACTTGGCAAGGCGGTGTTCCTGTAGCAGTTTCTGGCTTAGGAAAAGTTGTTCCTTGGTTGCCTTTAGTTGCTATATTTGTGATTAGCTTTTCTGCTAACAGAATGTCTGCTCAAGGACTTAAGAATGCTTATTATGGATTTACTGCATTAATGGGTTACTCTATCTCTGCTCTTATGGCAGTTGTAGTTGCTGTTAATCCTGCTGTTGCAGTACAAGCGTTACTTATAACAACATTAGATTTAGCTATTATGTGGGCGATTGCTTATAATACTAAAAAAGACTTAAGACCTATGGGGTCATTCTTGATGATGGCTATGTGGGGAATATTCCTAGTTGGTATTTTCTCTATGATTTTTGGAAGTACTTTAGGTATTTGGTATTCTTACGCTATAGTTCTTATATTCTCAGGCTTAATTGCTTATGATATACAAAAGATTAAATACTTCTACTTATCTAATGGTAGTCAAGGTGAGACTGCAGATAAAGTAGCTGTGTTTGCTGCTATGTCTTTATTCATTGATTTCGTTAATATCTTCTTAGCTATATTAAGAATATTGATGTCTTCAAGAGATTAA
- a CDS encoding lytic transglycosylase domain-containing protein has protein sequence MSQNIIKSRNFKLLTIATILLLSIIAFPKSSEAKVKKINAYAQKDELPSSAPRVLYDKDIKLYRKAFALQKNGKIEEADKLLKKVDNKVLMGYFLYHRYMSPYYKTKYAEAKNWLNKYSDLPIANKVYELAKMKAGKGADTSELKVNKKPKRSNFYISADAIGHDRIIKSSYRHLSRTKRAKAKKVIKDYEWAMRNGYTKNAKRTLQSAEAKKYITKGDYHRMSSNLAHKYFIDYKYDDAIEWAKKPAEKYNDAKGNWTMGLALFHNKKYDEAKKYFVRLAKNKDTSLSQISAGAYWAYKSLEKKKITIDDDIAKIEKEKMDYLKFASNYPKTFYGVIARYQLGMTLNDDWSTEEFSFTNAKEILSWRAGVRSIALMQMGFKQEAMAELRWLIFNNKQKSDELIRSVMIFAEVCGMQNLALGIAPYFKDEKGELLYTSYLYPEITLEDDSAWKIDKALVHSFIRQESMFKSRASSYVGAIGLMQLMPSTASWLEKDRNLRSKEGRRKLENPSYNIYLGQKYVGYLLNTPQVNQDLIKLIISYNAGPGNMDRWTKRYFRESEMEDPLFFIESIRAKETRIHVQRVLTNLWHYREKYGQRIPSIEDLINGEWAKYKNMDLNLKQDFPKQ, from the coding sequence ATGTCGCAGAACATTATAAAATCGAGAAATTTCAAATTGTTAACAATAGCTACGATTCTATTGTTAAGTATCATCGCATTTCCAAAATCATCAGAGGCAAAAGTAAAAAAGATTAATGCCTATGCTCAAAAAGACGAACTTCCAAGTTCCGCTCCAAGAGTTTTATATGATAAGGATATTAAGTTATATAGAAAAGCCTTCGCTCTTCAAAAAAACGGAAAAATAGAAGAGGCCGACAAGCTTCTTAAAAAAGTAGATAACAAAGTTCTTATGGGATATTTCTTATATCACAGATATATGAGTCCTTATTACAAAACTAAATACGCAGAGGCTAAAAACTGGCTGAATAAATATTCTGACCTTCCAATAGCAAATAAAGTTTACGAACTTGCAAAAATGAAAGCAGGTAAGGGCGCTGACACTAGCGAACTAAAAGTTAATAAAAAACCAAAAAGATCTAATTTTTATATTAGTGCTGACGCGATTGGTCACGACAGAATTATTAAGAGTTCATACAGACACCTTTCAAGAACAAAAAGAGCTAAAGCAAAGAAAGTAATAAAAGATTACGAATGGGCTATGAGAAATGGCTATACAAAGAATGCCAAAAGAACTCTTCAAAGCGCAGAGGCTAAAAAATACATTACAAAAGGCGACTATCATAGAATGAGCTCAAACCTAGCTCACAAATACTTTATTGATTATAAATACGATGATGCAATCGAATGGGCAAAGAAACCAGCAGAAAAGTATAATGATGCCAAAGGTAACTGGACTATGGGTCTAGCTCTTTTCCATAACAAAAAATATGATGAAGCAAAAAAATACTTTGTTAGATTAGCAAAAAACAAAGATACATCTTTAAGTCAAATCTCAGCAGGAGCTTATTGGGCATACAAATCTTTAGAAAAGAAAAAAATAACTATAGACGATGACATAGCAAAAATAGAAAAAGAAAAAATGGATTACCTTAAGTTTGCATCAAACTATCCAAAAACATTCTATGGCGTGATAGCAAGATACCAACTAGGTATGACTTTAAACGATGATTGGTCTACAGAAGAGTTCTCATTCACAAACGCAAAAGAAATTCTTTCTTGGAGAGCTGGAGTTCGTTCTATAGCACTTATGCAAATGGGCTTCAAACAAGAAGCTATGGCAGAACTAAGATGGCTTATATTCAATAACAAACAAAAGAGCGACGAACTAATCCGTTCAGTTATGATCTTCGCAGAAGTATGTGGTATGCAAAACCTAGCATTAGGAATTGCTCCATATTTCAAAGATGAAAAAGGTGAGCTTCTTTATACTTCGTATTTATACCCAGAAATCACTCTAGAGGATGATAGTGCTTGGAAGATAGATAAAGCCCTTGTACACTCATTTATAAGACAGGAATCTATGTTTAAGAGCAGGGCATCATCATATGTTGGAGCAATAGGTCTTATGCAACTTATGCCATCAACGGCATCATGGCTTGAAAAAGATAGAAATCTAAGAAGTAAAGAGGGTAGAAGAAAACTTGAAAATCCAAGTTACAATATTTACCTAGGGCAAAAATACGTTGGCTATTTACTTAACACTCCACAAGTAAACCAAGACTTGATTAAGTTAATAATATCTTACAATGCTGGCCCTGGTAATATGGATAGATGGACTAAGCGCTACTTCAGAGAATCAGAAATGGAAGATCCATTATTCTTCATAGAATCTATCAGAGCCAAAGAAACTAGAATCCACGTTCAACGAGTTCTAACAAACCTATGGCACTATAGAGAAAAGTACGGACAAAGAATTCCATCTATAGAAGATCTGATAAACGGAGAATGGGCCAAATATAAGAATATGGATTTAAATCTAAAACAAGATTTCCCAAAACAATAA
- a CDS encoding type II secretion system GspH family protein, producing MLSIKNEKGRSLIEMLGVLAIMSIITVLGVTAFNSANRRIKGNNLKSEVAEIVSHVRSLTLPDEFGYWVATNPTGKQMSFESAFVDAQIMDSFNAMGTDPGYELEGQDSDYFEITIFLDEEADCHFAKSLGWREAESIDVNCVDTGTSDITLRYIE from the coding sequence ATGTTATCTATTAAAAATGAAAAAGGTCGTTCTTTGATCGAAATGCTAGGTGTTCTAGCTATTATGTCTATTATTACTGTTTTAGGTGTTACAGCATTTAACTCTGCTAATAGAAGAATTAAAGGAAATAATTTAAAATCTGAAGTGGCTGAAATTGTTAGTCATGTTAGGTCATTAACCTTACCTGATGAATTTGGTTATTGGGTAGCGACTAATCCTACTGGAAAACAAATGAGTTTTGAAAGTGCTTTCGTAGATGCTCAAATTATGGATTCTTTTAATGCTATGGGTACTGATCCTGGATATGAACTAGAAGGTCAAGATAGCGATTATTTTGAAATTACTATATTCCTTGATGAAGAAGCAGATTGTCACTTCGCTAAATCTTTGGGTTGGAGAGAAGCTGAAAGTATAGATGTTAATTGTGTTGATACAGGTACTTCAGATATCACTCTTAGATATATAGAATAA